Part of the Cuniculiplasma divulgatum genome, TAAAAATTTCAATATATCTATAATCAGCAAATTGGCTGTTTTCCAAGAGTTTTAAATATCTATTCATATAAATGTATAAATAATTATATTGTATATTTTATTTTTAAAATTCTTAAATATTTTTGTACTATTCAGGTCTAAAAGATATTTCTAATAAACCAAAAAAATGAGAGGATTGGAGATGTTTATATTGTTATGACTTCAAGACCTAATTGATCTGCAACTTCCCTTATCATAGTCAAGCCTGCAGACTTTATCCCTTTCTTATCAACCAGGAAACCCTTACATTTATCAGTTTTCTCAACTGCCATCAGGATTTCATCCTTTCCGATCTCATCCATTCTGAACTTGGAAATAATATGGCCAACATTGACATTCTCCTTCAGAACATATGAGGAAAATTTTGGAGCGTAATGCCCTCCACCGGCACCAACATAGTTCGGATAATTCTTCGGTGTGGCATCTCTCACTCCCAGAAACAGAGTCCTAAGTGCATCGACGTCTTTCCAATTTTCTGGCTCAGTGCCTATCTCTGCAAATATCAGTCTATTATTGGACTCTGGACCATGATGAGTTGCCTCAAAGGTCACCTGATACTTTTCTCCACTGTAAACATCGCACATTTTTCTAAGTATTGCAGTCTGTATTTCGGGTGCACATCTTGCAATGTTCCTTTCTCTTCCACCAATATCATTAGTTGAGAAGTTCCCTACAGGATGTACTGTAATGGAGTTCACCTTTGCCTTGGAAGAATGTCTGCTAAGAAAAATAATAACCCTGTCTTCATTATCTATAAGCTTTTCTGGAAATTCTAACAGTGGTAGTCTGCCTTCAGTTAGTATATATTTTCCAAGTCCGGGACCATTAGAAATGAAGTAGTTATAAATACTGAAACTGGCATCATCGCTTTTCGTTGCAATAAACACAGGATCGTATTCCATTATCTCTCCACCAGATCGTGATACAAATTCTCGCTTCTTATTCTGAGTCTTTCAATGTTGCTTGCGTAATTTTCAAGATAATCCTTTCCCTCTTCATATTTTCTTATGGTTCCAAGGACAATGTCATGCTCCCTTCCAAGTGTGCTTGAAATGAAGAGCAATACACTCTGAATGCTCTCAGGATCTGGTGCTTCTACTTTCCTGTGGTTATATATCCTGATATCTGGTTCCCTTTCGAGTTTCTCAAGAGTTTTCTTCTTTTTAAGTGCCTCATTCATGAGGTTCAAATTGGCTATAAAATAATCAACAATCATCGAGATATTATTGTGAAATGTCTCATCCCTAATATCCTTAAGCTGCTCCTGAATTTTTAAGTTACTTTTTGTAATTTCATCAATTAACTCATCTTCCTTACCCATGCTCACTCCCATACCTAATATGGAAAGTGTTTTAAAAACTTTTGAGATAACAAGCCAATGGACTTTGACATTCCAGAAATGGAAAAAGAGATACTGAAAAAATGGGAAAAATCCGATCTCTCTAAACTGAACGAGGATGCAATTAAGGATGGAAAAATATACTCAATAGACACACCTCCACCCACAGTTTCAGGGGAAATCCATATAGGACATGCATATTCATACCCGCATCAGGATATAGCGGCAAGGTTTAGAAGAATGATGGGTTATTATGTTTTTTACCCGTCTGGTTTTGATAATAATGGGTTGGCAACGGAGAGATTTGTCGAAAAAACTCTGAAGCTCAGCCTCAACAACATCCCTGTAAAGGATGCAATAGAGAAGTGCGAAACGGTATCTGGAGAAGCAATAGCGGAAATGAAGAAATCATTCATCAGGCTTGGTCTATCACAGAACTTTGAAAATTCATATATTACTTACTCTAAGGGATCCTGGAAGATTTCACAGGGCTTCTTTCTTGATCTGTTCAAAAAAGGAATAGCATACAGGAGTGAGGGAATGACCATAAGCTGCCCAACTTGCAGGACTGCAATTTCACAGATTGAAATGGAAGACAGTGAAAGGGAAACAGATTTCGTTTATATAGACTTCAGGTCAGATGATGGCGCAGTTATCCAGATAGCCACAACAAGACCTGAAATGCTTGCAGCTTGTGTGGCTATTGCACTGAATCCGGAGGACGAGAGGGCAAAAAAATTCTCAGGAAAGAAATTCAGGGTACCTCTATACAGGCAGGAAGTTGAAATTATAACAGATCCGCGAGTTCTGACGGATAAGGGCACGGGTGCTGAAATGGTATGCACCTTTGGGGATCAGACAGATTACGAAATATGGAAAGATCATTCCCTGAAACTTATA contains:
- a CDS encoding D-aminoacyl-tRNA deacylase; amino-acid sequence: MEYDPVFIATKSDDASFSIYNYFISNGPGLGKYILTEGRLPLLEFPEKLIDNEDRVIIFLSRHSSKAKVNSITVHPVGNFSTNDIGGRERNIARCAPEIQTAILRKMCDVYSGEKYQVTFEATHHGPESNNRLIFAEIGTEPENWKDVDALRTLFLGVRDATPKNYPNYVGAGGGHYAPKFSSYVLKENVNVGHIISKFRMDEIGKDEILMAVEKTDKCKGFLVDKKGIKSAGLTMIREVADQLGLEVITI